A window of Citrus sinensis cultivar Valencia sweet orange chromosome 7, DVS_A1.0, whole genome shotgun sequence contains these coding sequences:
- the LOC102614288 gene encoding sulfite exporter TauE/SafE family protein 3-like, with protein sequence MSGVGSECFRWRLLAAAFIGLLVVASVSVSAQSNLKPEATSKNKNDHVEPNIVIKVSAPKSRSGYKHVWPDIKFGWRIVVGTIIGFFGTACGSVGGVGGGGIFVPMLNLIVGFDAKSSAAVSKCMITGGAVSAVVYNLRQRHPTLDIPVIDYDLALLFQPLLVLGISIGVAFNVIFADWMITVLLIVLFLVLSTRAFLKGVETWKKETITKREAAKQLELIVLGNGYQTEECKCDPEYLSNGTTPEETREPKKSKVSIIENIYWKEFGLLVAVWAIILALQIAKNYTTTCSVLYWVLNLLQIPVAGGVSAYEAVALYKGRRKIASKGDEGTKWRASQLVFYCACGITAGMVGGLLGLGGGFILGPLFLELGIPPQVSSATALFAITFSSSMSVVEYYLLKRFPVPYALYFFALSIIAAFVGQHVVKKLIKILGRASIIIFTLSFIIFVSALSLGGVGLAKMIKRIEHKEYMGFDNICYT encoded by the exons atgtcTGGGGTTGGATCAGAATGCTTTCGTTGGAGACTGCTAGCTGCAGCTTTCATTGGTTTACTTGTTGTAGCTTCAGTATCTGTTTCAGCCCAATCAAATTTGAAACCTGAAGCcacaagtaaaaataaaaatgaccaTGTTGAGCCAAATATTGTGATCAAAGTATCTGCTCCTAAAAGTCGATCAGGCTACAAACATGTTTGGCCG GATATAAAATTTGGCTGGAGAATTGTGGTGGGTACCATAATTGGATTCTTTGGGACGGCATGTGGAAGTGTAGGAGGTGTTGGTGGGGGTGGCATATTTGTTCCTATGCTTAATCTGATTGTTGGATTTGATGCAAAATCATCGGCAGCAGTATCAAAAT GTATGATCACTGGTGGTGCAGTTTCTGCAGTTGTCTACAATCTAAGGCAAAGGCATCCTACACTTGATATTCCCGTTATCGACTATGACCTTGCGCTTCTATTTCAACCTTTGTTGGTTCTGGGAATCAGTATTGGAGTTGCTTTCAATGTGATTTTTGCTGATTGGATGATCACAGTTTTGCTAATAGTTCTATTCCTGG TGTTGTCAACTAGGGCATTCTTGAAAGGAGTTGAAACTTGGAAAAAGGAAACCATAACAAAAAGG GAGGCTGCTAAACAATTAGAATTAATAG tattaggAAATGGGTATCAAACAGAAGAATGCAAATGCGATCCTGAGTATTTAAGTAATGGCACAACTCCAGAAGAAACCAGGGAACCTAAAAAATCAAAG GTCTCAATTATTGAGAATATTTATTGGAAAGAATTTGGACTTCTTGTTGCAGTCTGGGCTATAATCCTCGCATTGCAGATTGCTAAG AATTATACGACAACATGCTCAGTGCTATACTGGGTATTGAACCTTTTACAG ATCCCAGTAGCCGGAGGAGTAAGTGCATACGAGGCAGTTGCCCTGTACAAAGGGCGGCGAAAGATAGCATCGAAGGGAGATGAAGGCACGAAATGGAGAGCATCCCAGCTTGTGTTTTATTGTGCTTGCGGTATAACGGCTGGTATGGTTGGTGGACTACTCGGGCTTGGTGGAGGATTCATTTTAGGCCCTCTTTTCTTGGAGCTCGGTATCCCTCCTCAg GTTTCTAGCGCCACAGCCCTCTTTGCCATAACATTTTCCTCATCAATGTCCGTTGTAGAGTACTATCTTTTGAAGCGTTTCCCAGTACCTTACG CTCTCTACTTCTTTGCCCTGTCCATCATTGCTGCCTTTGTAGGGCAGCACGTGGTGAAAAAGCTGATCAAAATACTAGGCAGAGCTTCTATAATCATTTTCACTCTGTCCTTCATAATCTTTGTGAGTGCATTATCACTAG GTGGCGTAGGCTTAGCGAAAATGATCAAAAGGATTGAACACAAGGAGTACATGGGATTCGACAACATTTGTTATACATAA
- the LOC102613305 gene encoding sulfite exporter TauE/SafE family protein 3-like: MSGVGSEWYQWRLSAAAFIGLLLVASVSVSAQSTLKPEATSANKIDHVEPKNVIKVPTHKIRSGYKHVWPDIKFGWKIVVSSIIGFFGAACGSVGGVGGGGIFVPMLNLIIGFDPKSSVALSKCMITGTAVATVVYNLRQRHPTLDMPVIDYDLALLFQPMLVLGISIGVAFNVIFADWMITVLLIILFIGMSAKAFLKGVETWKKETITKVEAAKRLELDRNGDQAEEFKCEPENLSNTTPKETKEPVKSEVSILKNIYWKELGLLVAVWVIVLALQIAKNYTATCSVLYWVLNFLQIPVAGGVSAYEAVALYKGRRTIASKGDVGTNWRPHQLVFYCACGITAGVVGGLLGLGGGFILGPLFLELGIPPQVSSATATFAMTFSASMSVVEYYLLKRFPVPYALYFFGVSTVAAFVGQHVVRKLINILGRASIIIFTLSLTIFVSALSLGGIGLAKMVQRIDRKEYMGFDSICSYT, encoded by the exons ATGTCTGGGGTTGGATCGGAATGGTACCAGTGGAGATTGTCAGCGGCAGCTTTCATTGGTTTACTTCTTGTAGCCTCGGTGTCTGTTTCAGCACAATCAACTTTGAAACCTGAAGCCACAAGTGCAAATAAAATTGACCATGTTGAGCCTAAGAATGTAATCAAAGTACCTACTCATAAAATCCGATCAGGCTACAAACATGTTTGGCCG GATATAAAATTTGGCTGGAAAATTGTTGTGAGTAGTATAATTGGATTCTTTGGGGCAGCATGTGGGAGTGTAGGTGGTGTTGGTGGGGGTGGCATATTTGTTCCTATGCTTAATCTGATTATTggatttgatccaaaatcatCTGTAGCACTATCAAAAT GCATGATCACTGGTACTGCGGTTGCTACTGTTGTCTACAATCTAAGGCAAAGGCATCCCACACTTGATATGCCCGTTATCGACTATGACCTTGCACTTTTATTTCAACCCATGTTGGTTCTGGGGATCAGTATTGGAGTTGCTTTTAATGTGATTTTTGCTGATTGGATGATCACAGTTTTGCTAATAATTCTATTCatag GGATGTCAGCCAAGGCATTCTTGAAAGGAGTCGAGACttggaaaaaagaaaccatAACCAAAGTG GAGGCCGCTAAACGCTTGGAATTAGATA GAAATGGGGATCAAGCAGAAGAATTCAAATGTGAACCTGAGAATTTAAGTAATACAACTCCAAAAGAAACCAAAGAACCGGTAAAATCGGAG GTCTCTATTCTCAAGAATATATATTGGAAAGAACTTGGACTTCTTGTTGCCGTTTGGGTTATAGTCCTTGCATTGCAGATTGCTAAG AATTATACAGCAACTTGTTCAGTGTTATACTGGGTATTGAACTTTTTACAG ATTCCAGTTGCCGGAGGAGTTAGTGCATACGAGGCAGTTGCTCTGTACAAAGGGCGGCGGACAATTGCATCAAAGGGAGATGTAGGAACAAATTGGAGACCACACCAGCTTGTGTTTTACTGCGCTTGTGGTATAACAGCTGGTGTAGTTGGTGGACTACTTGGCCTTGGTGGGGGATTCATTTTAGGCCCTCTTTTCCTGGAGCTCGGAATCCCTCCTCAG GTTTCTAGTGCCACGGCCACCTTTGCCATGACATTTTCTGCGTCAATGTCGGTTGTCGAGTATTATCTTCTGAAGCGTTTTCCGGTACCTTATG CTCTCTACTTCTTTGGCGTCTCCACCGTTGCGGCCTTTGTGGGACAACATGTGGTGAGAAAGCTGATCAATATACTCGGCAGAGCTTCTATAATCATTTTCACTCTGTCCCTCACAATCTTTGTGAGTGCATTGTCACTAG GTGGTATAGGCTTAGCCAAAATGGTCCAAAGGATTGATCGCAAGGAGTACATGGGATTCGACAGCATTTGTTCGTATACATGA
- the LOC102613008 gene encoding uncharacterized protein LOC102613008 isoform X1: MEATKEKTGGLLDTILPPRLEDAGLEDCALPPDSIKEAFLKAASAVKSRATSFFHEEGAPGHCVDDPWPRAKDVSDDVVGVGAFPDAPGPCGAVKGGGLLEEGEDKVVVVGGGGEGDLADGDRLVVVGGGDDDAVEGEEGGGCVEGERGKNGGGSNVKEGKNKERESEKPRLVEGFMELLQWFLPSEEQISGIRIAILKSCGGLGL; the protein is encoded by the exons atGGAAGctacaaaagaaaagacagGAGGATTACTGGACACGATACTCCCTCCACGGCTCGAAGACGCCGGCCTCGAAGACTGCGCCCTGCCGCCGGACTCCATCAAGGAGGCCTTCCTTAAAGCCGCCTCGGCCGTGAAGTCGCGCGCCACCTCGTTCTTCCACGAAGAAGGCGCGCCGGGACATTGCGTGGACGACCCGTGGCCGAGGGCCAAGGATGTCTCGGACGATGTGGTGGGTGTGGGCGCGTTTCCGGACGCGCCGGGGCCGTGCGGAGCGGTGAAGGGCGGTGGGCTTTTGGAGGAGGGCGAGGATAAGGTCGTGGTTGTGGGCGGGGGTGGTGAGGGTGACCTGGCGGACGGTGACAGGTTGGTGGTGGTGGGCGGTGGGGATGATGACGCGGTGGAGGGAGAGGAGGGCGGTGGTTGTGTGGAGGGAGAGAGAGGGAAGAATGGCGGCGGCAGCAATgtcaaagaagggaaaaataaagaaagagaaagcgAGAAGCCACGTTTGGTTGAAGGGTTTAT GGAGCTTTTGCAATGGTTTCTCCCATCTGAAGAACAAATTTCTGGCATCCGTATTGCTATTTTAAAGAGTTGTGGTGGTCTGGGATTATGA
- the LOC102613008 gene encoding uncharacterized protein LOC102613008 isoform X2 — MEATKEKTGGLLDTILPPRLEDAGLEDCALPPDSIKEAFLKAASAVKSRATSFFHEEGAPGHCVDDPWPRAKDVSDDVVGVGAFPDAPGPCGAVKGGGLLEEGEDKVVVVGGGGEGDLADGDRLVVVGGGDDDAVEGEEGGGCVEGERGKNGGGSNVKEGKNKERESEKPRLVEGFIHTLGK, encoded by the exons atGGAAGctacaaaagaaaagacagGAGGATTACTGGACACGATACTCCCTCCACGGCTCGAAGACGCCGGCCTCGAAGACTGCGCCCTGCCGCCGGACTCCATCAAGGAGGCCTTCCTTAAAGCCGCCTCGGCCGTGAAGTCGCGCGCCACCTCGTTCTTCCACGAAGAAGGCGCGCCGGGACATTGCGTGGACGACCCGTGGCCGAGGGCCAAGGATGTCTCGGACGATGTGGTGGGTGTGGGCGCGTTTCCGGACGCGCCGGGGCCGTGCGGAGCGGTGAAGGGCGGTGGGCTTTTGGAGGAGGGCGAGGATAAGGTCGTGGTTGTGGGCGGGGGTGGTGAGGGTGACCTGGCGGACGGTGACAGGTTGGTGGTGGTGGGCGGTGGGGATGATGACGCGGTGGAGGGAGAGGAGGGCGGTGGTTGTGTGGAGGGAGAGAGAGGGAAGAATGGCGGCGGCAGCAATgtcaaagaagggaaaaataaagaaagagaaagcgAGAAGCCACGTTTGGTTGAAGGGTTTAT TCACACTCTTGGAAAATAG
- the LOC102613008 gene encoding uncharacterized protein LOC102613008 isoform X3, producing the protein MEATKEKTGGLLDTILPPRLEDAGLEDCALPPDSIKEAFLKAASAVKSRATSFFHEEGAPGHCVDDPWPRAKDVSDDVVGVGAFPDAPGPCGAVKGGGLLEEGEDKVVVVGGGGEGDLADGDRLVVVGGGDDDAVEGEEGGGCVEGERGKNGGGSNVKEGKNKERESEKPRLVEGFILFAWI; encoded by the exons atGGAAGctacaaaagaaaagacagGAGGATTACTGGACACGATACTCCCTCCACGGCTCGAAGACGCCGGCCTCGAAGACTGCGCCCTGCCGCCGGACTCCATCAAGGAGGCCTTCCTTAAAGCCGCCTCGGCCGTGAAGTCGCGCGCCACCTCGTTCTTCCACGAAGAAGGCGCGCCGGGACATTGCGTGGACGACCCGTGGCCGAGGGCCAAGGATGTCTCGGACGATGTGGTGGGTGTGGGCGCGTTTCCGGACGCGCCGGGGCCGTGCGGAGCGGTGAAGGGCGGTGGGCTTTTGGAGGAGGGCGAGGATAAGGTCGTGGTTGTGGGCGGGGGTGGTGAGGGTGACCTGGCGGACGGTGACAGGTTGGTGGTGGTGGGCGGTGGGGATGATGACGCGGTGGAGGGAGAGGAGGGCGGTGGTTGTGTGGAGGGAGAGAGAGGGAAGAATGGCGGCGGCAGCAATgtcaaagaagggaaaaataaagaaagagaaagcgAGAAGCCACGTTTGGTTGAAGGGTTTAT TCTGTTTGCTTGGATATGA
- the LOC102612509 gene encoding proline-rich receptor-like protein kinase PERK15 isoform X2 — protein MPVGNFKSTFTYEELKIATDNFSEANLLGQGGFGYVHKGVLTNGKVVAIKQLKAGSGQGEREFQAEIEIISQVHHRHLVSLVGYCTFGSQRLLVYEFVPNKTLEFHLHGKDRPVMNWPTRMKIALGSARGLAYLHEDCQPKIIHRDIKSANILLDDSFEAKVADFGLAKHSLDTDTHVSTRVMGTFGYLAPEYASSGKLTEKSDVFSFGVLLLELITGFRPFDKADTFADDSMVDWAKPFLAQGLADGNFDALVDQKLEEYDSAEMTRMAACAAACIRHSARRRPRMSQIVRALEGNMPLDDLNEGITPGHSTIYGSYGGSDYNSMQYREDMKKFRKIALESVELGSSDYSGLTSDYGQNPPSSSTEDRQATQETEPEKDTNVINQSSSQRLTFSG, from the exons ATGCCTGTTGGAAATTTTAAGAGCACATTTACTTATGAAGAATTAAAGATAGCAACAGATAATTTCTCTGAAGCCAACTTACTTGGTCAAGGTGGTTTTGGTTATGTCCACAAGGGAGTCCTTACAAATGGGAAAGTGGTTGCAATCAAACAACTAAAAGCGGGAAGTGGACAGGGGGAGCGTGAATTTCAGGCTGAGATTGAGATCATTAGCCAAGTGCATCACAGACATCTAGTTTCTCTGGTTGGATACTGCACATTTGGGTCCCAAAGATTGCTTGTCTATGAGTTTGTTCCGAACAAAACCTTGGAATTCCATTTACATG GGAAGGATAGACCGGTTATGAACTGGCCTACTAGAATGAAAATTGCTTTAGGTTCAGCCAGAGGATTGGCCTATCTGCATGAGGACT GTCAGCCCAAGATTATACACCGTGATATCAAGTCAGCTAACATTCTTCTTGATGATAGCTTTGAGGCAAAG GTGGCAGATTTTGGACTTGCTAAGCATTCTTTAGATACAGATACTCATGTCTCCACTCGAGTTATGGGAACTTTTGG TTACTTGGCTCCAGAGTATGCCTCCTCTGGGAAGCTTACTGAGAAGTCAGACGTCTTCTCTTTTGGTGTCCTGCTTCTGGAGTTGATTACTGGATTCAGACCTTTCGATAAAGCTGATACCTTTGCTGATGATAGCATGGTTGACTGG GCAAAACCTTTTCTTGCACAAGGTCTGGCAGACGGCAACTTTGATGCTCTTGTTGATCAGAAATTGGAAGAGTACGATTCAGCTGAAATGACCAGAATGGCAGCTTGTGCTGCAGCCTGCATACGTCATTCTGCAAGGCGTCGGCCACGGATGAGCCAG ATAGTTCGAGCTTTGGAAGGAAATATGCCTCTGGACGATCTGAATGAAGGAATCACACCAGGGCACAGCACAATATATGGTTCATATGGAGGCTCAGATTATAATTCTATGCAGTACCGGGAAGACATGAAAAAATTCAGGAAGATAGCGCTAGAAAGTGTAGAGCTTGGTAGTAGTGACTACAGTGGGCTCACAAGTGATTATGGTCAGAACCCACCCAGCTCAAGCACTGAAGATCGGCAAGCTACCCAAGAGACGGAACCAGAGAAAGACACCAATGTTATCAATCAAAGCTCTTCACAACGTTTAACATTTTCTGGGTAA
- the LOC102612509 gene encoding proline-rich receptor-like protein kinase PERK15 isoform X1, with the protein MTSQPPLTSLPAPPDTNSTFSPPAPPPSVSAVSAPAPGNLTSPPSSGTPTSGSTVGTRRPSPTRNGYLPPGALAGMVVGVVIGAGIVLAAVGIFLIFYKRRKRKLAAQNLPLKNDPFAGKPHHWQQNVSAPSDYQELPKPSLPPSNGPTAPLPTVPVSAFNEPLSTSGSLDSDKPFPRQSPGMPVGNFKSTFTYEELKIATDNFSEANLLGQGGFGYVHKGVLTNGKVVAIKQLKAGSGQGEREFQAEIEIISQVHHRHLVSLVGYCTFGSQRLLVYEFVPNKTLEFHLHGKDRPVMNWPTRMKIALGSARGLAYLHEDCQPKIIHRDIKSANILLDDSFEAKVADFGLAKHSLDTDTHVSTRVMGTFGYLAPEYASSGKLTEKSDVFSFGVLLLELITGFRPFDKADTFADDSMVDWAKPFLAQGLADGNFDALVDQKLEEYDSAEMTRMAACAAACIRHSARRRPRMSQIVRALEGNMPLDDLNEGITPGHSTIYGSYGGSDYNSMQYREDMKKFRKIALESVELGSSDYSGLTSDYGQNPPSSSTEDRQATQETEPEKDTNVINQSSSQRLTFSG; encoded by the exons ATGACTTCGCAGCCGCCGCTAACGTCACTACCAGCGCCACCCGACACTAACTCCACTTTCTCTCCTCCAGCGCCTCCGCCGTCTGTCAGTGCAGTCTCGGCGCCAGCTCCAGGAAACTTGACGTCTCCGCCGTCGTCGGGGACGCCAACGAGCGGATCGACAGTGGGAACTCGGCGGCCGTCGCCGACGCGGAATGGATACCTGCCGCCGGGGGCGCTGGCGGGGATGGTTGTTGGAGTGGTGATAGGCGCGGGAATTGTGTTAGCTGCCGTGggcattttcttaattttttacaagagGAGAAAGCGGAAGCTGGCTGCTCAAAATCTTCCGCTCAAAA ATGACCCCTTTGCTGGAAAACCTCATCACTGGCAACAGAATGTGTCTGCGCCAAGTGATTACCAAGAACTGCCAAAGCCTTCTCTGCCCCCTAGCAATGGACCGACTGCCCCTTTGCCAACAGTTCCTGTTTCTGCTTTCAACGAACCTCTTTCAACCAGTGGCAGTTTAGATTCTGATAAACCTTTCCCTCGTCAATCTCCAGGCATGCCTGTTGGAAATTTTAAGAGCACATTTACTTATGAAGAATTAAAGATAGCAACAGATAATTTCTCTGAAGCCAACTTACTTGGTCAAGGTGGTTTTGGTTATGTCCACAAGGGAGTCCTTACAAATGGGAAAGTGGTTGCAATCAAACAACTAAAAGCGGGAAGTGGACAGGGGGAGCGTGAATTTCAGGCTGAGATTGAGATCATTAGCCAAGTGCATCACAGACATCTAGTTTCTCTGGTTGGATACTGCACATTTGGGTCCCAAAGATTGCTTGTCTATGAGTTTGTTCCGAACAAAACCTTGGAATTCCATTTACATG GGAAGGATAGACCGGTTATGAACTGGCCTACTAGAATGAAAATTGCTTTAGGTTCAGCCAGAGGATTGGCCTATCTGCATGAGGACT GTCAGCCCAAGATTATACACCGTGATATCAAGTCAGCTAACATTCTTCTTGATGATAGCTTTGAGGCAAAG GTGGCAGATTTTGGACTTGCTAAGCATTCTTTAGATACAGATACTCATGTCTCCACTCGAGTTATGGGAACTTTTGG TTACTTGGCTCCAGAGTATGCCTCCTCTGGGAAGCTTACTGAGAAGTCAGACGTCTTCTCTTTTGGTGTCCTGCTTCTGGAGTTGATTACTGGATTCAGACCTTTCGATAAAGCTGATACCTTTGCTGATGATAGCATGGTTGACTGG GCAAAACCTTTTCTTGCACAAGGTCTGGCAGACGGCAACTTTGATGCTCTTGTTGATCAGAAATTGGAAGAGTACGATTCAGCTGAAATGACCAGAATGGCAGCTTGTGCTGCAGCCTGCATACGTCATTCTGCAAGGCGTCGGCCACGGATGAGCCAG ATAGTTCGAGCTTTGGAAGGAAATATGCCTCTGGACGATCTGAATGAAGGAATCACACCAGGGCACAGCACAATATATGGTTCATATGGAGGCTCAGATTATAATTCTATGCAGTACCGGGAAGACATGAAAAAATTCAGGAAGATAGCGCTAGAAAGTGTAGAGCTTGGTAGTAGTGACTACAGTGGGCTCACAAGTGATTATGGTCAGAACCCACCCAGCTCAAGCACTGAAGATCGGCAAGCTACCCAAGAGACGGAACCAGAGAAAGACACCAATGTTATCAATCAAAGCTCTTCACAACGTTTAACATTTTCTGGGTAA